Below is a window of Hyphomonas neptunium ATCC 15444 DNA.
CGACAACCCTGTGACCAGTGACCTGCATGCGACGGGCACGCTGGCGACCATCCTGCAACTCTTGAAGCTGCCCGATGGCACCGTGAAGGTGCTGGTCGAGGGCCGCTCGCGCGCGCGCCTGGTGGCGCTGCATGACCGGGCCGAGTATTTCGAGGCTGAGGTTGAGGCCATTCCGGAAGCCGATGCGTCGGGCGCTGATGTGCAGGCGCTGATGCGCGCCGTGCAGGAGCAGTTCGAGAACTATGTGAAGCTTAACCGCAAGATCCCGCCTGAGGCGGTGACCACGATCAGCCAGCTGACTGATCCGGGCCGGCTTGCCGATCAGGTGGCGTCAAACCTCTCTGTGAAGCTTTCCGACAAGCAGGAATTGCTGGAGATGCCGGAGGTTAAAGACCGGCTGGAGAAGGTCTTCTCGCTGATGGAAGGCGAGATGGGCATGCTGCAGATGGAGCGGAAGATCAAAAACCGCGTCAAGCGGCAGATGGAGAAGACCCAGCGCGAATATTATCTCAACGAGCAGATGAAGGCGATCCAGCGCGAGCTGGGCGATTCTGGCGGCGAGGGCGGCGAGCGCGATGAGCTGGCCGAGCTTGACCAGAAGATTGCCGACACGCCGCTGAGCCAGGAAGCGCGCACCAAGGCCGAAGCCGAGATGAAGAAGCTGCGTCAGATGTCGCCGATGTCGGCGGAATCGACGGTTGTGCGGAACTATCTCGACTGGATTCTGTCGCTGCCCTGGGGCAAGCGGAAGGACATCGAAACTGACCTTCTCAAAGCCGAGAAGCAGCTCGATGACGACCATTACGGCCTCGACAAGGTGAAAGAGCGTATTCTCGAATACCTCGCCGTGCAGAAGCGGACCGGGCGCCTCAAAGGCCCGATCCTCTGTCTCGTCGGGCCTCCGGGCGTGGGTAAGACCTCGCTGGGCCGCTCGATTGCCGAAGCCACGGGACGCGACTTTGTGCGTGTGTCGCTGGGCGGCGTGCGCGATGAGAGCGAGATCCGCGGTCACCGCCGGACCTATATCGGCTCGATGCCGGGCCGGGTGATCCAGAGCCTGAAGAAGACCAAGAGCGGCAACCCGCTGTTCCTGCTCGACGAGATCGACAAGATGGGCATGGACCATCGCGGCGATCCGGCTTCGGCGCTGCTCGAAGTGCTCGACCCTGAGCAGAACTCGACGTTCAACGACCATTATCTGGAGGTCGACTATGACCTCTCCGACGTGATGTTCGTGACGACGGCGAACTCGCTCAACATGCCTCAGCCGCTGCTGGACCGGATGGAGATCATCCGTATCGCGGGCTACACCGAAGAAGAGAAGCTGGAGATCACCAAGCGCCACCTCATTCCGCAGGTGCGCGAGGATCATGGTCTCAGGGATGACGAATGGATCGTGACCGACGAGGCCATCCGCGACCTGATCCGCTACTATTCGCGTGAAGCGGGCGTGCGGAGCCTGAAGCGTGAAGTTTCGCGCCTTGCCCGCAAGGCTGTGCGTGAGATTGCAACGGGCGAGCATACGAGCCTGACCATCGATTCGGACAATCTCGCCAAATATGCGGGCGTCCGGAAGCATCGCTACGGCCTTGCCGACGAAACCGATCAGGTGGGCGCTGTCACCGGCCTTGCCTGGACGGAAGTGGGCGGCGACCTGCTGACCATCGAGGCGGTGAAAATGCCCGGCCGGGGCGCGATGAAGGTGACGGGTAACCTGCGCGATGTGATGAAGGAGTCGATTTCGGCGGCCAGCTCGCTCGTGCGGGCCCGCTCTGTGGACCTCGGCATCAAGCCGACCGTGTTCAACACGACCGACATCCACGTGCACGTGCCAGATGGCGCAACGCCCAAGGATGGCCCGTCTGCGGGCGCGGCCATGACCACGGCCATCGTTTCGCTGCTGACCGGCATTCCGGTGAACCGCGAAGTGGCGATGACAGGCGAGATATCCTTGCGTGGACGGGTGCTGCCGATTGGCGGCCTCAAGGAGAAACTGCTCGCGGCCCTGCGCGGCGGCATCAAGACGGTGCTGATCCCGAAGGAAAACGAGAAGGACCTCGATGAGATCCCCGATAACGTCAAAACCGGCATGAAGATCATTCCGGTGTCGGACATCCAGGAAGTGCTGAAACTGGCGCTGACCGGGCCTCTGACGGCGATCGAATGGTCTGAAGCCGATGAGGCGCGCCTGCAGGCGAGCCTGGGCGGCGGACCGGCCCCGGCAACGGACGGCGATGCGGTGCGCACGCACTGATCTGCCAGCGACGCTGAAACTTTTGGAAAAGCCCCCTCGATGAGGGGGCTTTTTTGTTTGGGGGGTGACAGCAGCAAACCACACTTGCCTTCCTGCCACTCGCCCGGTTAAGAGGGCGGCGGTGGGGCGATTAGCTCAGTTGGTAGAGCGCCTGCTTTACACGCAGGATGTCGGCGGTTCGAGCCCGTCATCGCCCACCATTTTCCTTCCCTGGTTGACGTGTTTTTGCCTTGGTTTTGTACCATGCTTGACGCACGCGCCGCGTAGGGCACGCTATAATTGCGCACGCGGCATGCGGGATCGGCCCGCCCACTGGAGGAACACGCCATGAAACTTTCCCGTCTTCTGATGGTGGCGGCGGCGCCGCTGGTCATGGCTGCCTGTGGCGCGCCGGCGCCGGAACCGGCCGGGGACGCGAGCGCGTCGCTGGCGTTTGGCACGGACTATTCGTGCAGCGGGATGGACATATCGGTCGGCATTCTGGACGAGGAGACGGTGCTGCGCGCCAACGGGAAAGAATACCGGATGGCGCCGGTGAAGACCGCTTCAGGCGCCAAATATGCCGCTGAGGGCGAGCCGGAAACCTCGTTCTGGAACAAGGGCGAGGGCGGAACGCTGGTGCTGGAAGGCGTGGAATATGCCGATTGCTCGCAGGTGGGTGGCTATGGTGAGCCGGCCGGGGCGATTGACACGGCGGAGCTGGAGACGGCGGCCGAGACGTTTACCGCGCGCGGCAATGAGCCGGGCTGGACGGTGACGCTGGACGGGACGACGCTGACCTATGTGTATGCCTATGGCGAGGGCCGGTATGAGGCGCCCCAGCCGGCGGCCGAAACGGTCGATGGCGGGAAGCGCTATGCCACGGCTGACGGCAATCTGGCGGTGACGGTGCTGGACAAGGTGTGCGCCGATGACATGTCGGGCATGCCCTATCCCAAGACGGTGACGGTGCAGATGGAAGATGCGCGCGTGCAGGGCTGTGGCGGGGATACGCAGGACCTGCTGACCGGCGCGTGGGACGTGATCGAGGTGAACGGGGCGCCGGTGATGCCGGGGGCGGTCCTTACGATGACATTCGAAGCCAATGCCAGGACAGAACCGGACACACCGGGACAGTTTGTGCCCGATACGGGACGCGTGAGCGGCAAGTCTGGCTGTAACGGCTATGGCGCCGATTACACGATTTCGGGCGAGGGGCTGAGCGTGGGCGACGTGACCACGACCGAGATGGCGTGTGAGCCGGACATCATGGAGCAGGAGCAGGCCTTTCAGGACGCGCTGCGGCAGGTGACGGCGATCTCGTTTGACGAGACCGGGGAGATGGAACTGCGCGACCATGAGTTCCGCCAGATCTACGCCCGGCGCCCGTAAGCCCTGCCCCTCGGGCACCGGTTGACGCGCCGGGCAGCACTTAGCAATCCTGACGGAAAGATACCTATCAGGGAGGCAAGCGGCTAATGGACCAGGCGGTCAACAAGGCGACGACACGGATTGCCATTCTCGGCGCCGGGATGAGCGGGCTGGGCGCGGCGGCCAAGCTCAAGGAAGCTGGCTACAGCGTCATCGACATTTTCGAGAAGTCTGGCGGGGTAGGCGGCACCTGGCGGGACAACACCTATCCGGGATGCGGATGTGATGTGCCCAGCCATCTTTATTCCTATTCGTTCGAGCTTAATCCGGACTGGGATTACAAATGGTCGCTCCAGCCGCAGATCCTCAAATATTTCGAGGATTTTGCCGACAAGTATGATGTGCGCCGGCATTGCCGGTTCAACACCGAGATTACCGAGTGCCGGTGGGATGACGCGGCCAACAGCTGGACGCTGACCGACCGGGCGGGGAAGACGTATACGGCCGATGTGCTGATTTCCGGTCTGGGGCAGCTGAACATTCCGCATACGCCCAACTTCCCCGGCCTCGACACGTTCAAGGGCGGGGCGTTCCATTCGGCGCGGTGGGACCATTCGGTGGGTCTGAAAGGCAAGACGGTTGCGGTGATCGGAAATGGTCCGAGCGCGGTGCAGTTTGTGCCGGAGATTCAGAAGGTCGTCGGCAAGATGCTGAGCTTTCAGCGCTCGCCGGCCTGGTGCCGTCCGCGCGGGCAGCGGGCGTATGACGCCAAAGCGAAGAAATACTTTGCGGGCGCAGACTGGCGGATCAACTGGTATCGGTGGCGCATCCGGGCGTTTGCCGATTTCGGCTTTGGCGCGTTCTTGCAGAAGTCTCCGCTGGGGCTGGCCGATTCCATGAAGAAGATGTGCCAGAAGCATCTGGAAGATCAGGTGCAGGACCCTGTGCTGCGCGAGAAGCTGACGCCGGATTTCGAGCCGGGGTGCAAACGTATTCTGATCTCGGATGATTATTATCCCGCGCTGGCCAAGCCGAATGTCGACGTGCTGCGCCAGGGCATCAAGGCGGTGACGCCGGACGGGGTGATCGGCGAGGACGGGCAGGAATATAAATGTGACGCGATCATCTGGGCGACGGGGTTCCAGTCGACCGAGTTCCTGACGCCGATGCAGGTGTATGGCCGCAATGGCCTCAGCCTGAACCAGGCCTGGAAGGATGGCGCCGAGGCGTTCAAGGGGATGGCGGTCTCGGGCTTCCCGAACCTCTTCCTGCTGTATGGACCCAATACCAATCTTGGCCACAACTCCATCATCCTGATGGTGGAGCACCAGATCCACTACATGATCCAGTGTATCGACAAGATTGCCGAGAAGGGCGTGGCGGCGATTGACGTGACGCCCTCAGCGATGACCGCTTATAACGTGCGTGTACAGAGCGAGATTGCCAAGACGGTCTGGGCGTCGGACTGCCACAGCTGGTACAAGAACGAGGCCGGCAAGGTGACCAATAACTGGTATGGCAAGACGACCGATTACAAGAAAGAGACGCGCACGCCGGACTGGACGGATTTTGAGGTGGTGAAGGGCTGATCCTTTCGCCAGAAAAGAAAAAGCCCCCTCCGAGGAGGGGGCTTTTTTTGTTACATAGGCTCTGTACGGACGGGGGCGAGGTCGGGGAAGACCGGCTCGCGTTTTTCGGCGCGGGCGGCAAAGGCTTCGGCCATGTGCGGCGGGGGGAACATGGCGGTGTTCCAGAGGCCGATATAGTCGAGCGTTTCGGCGGTGGTGTGGTCGCGGCCGTAATTGATGAGGACCTTGGAGCCGGTGACGGCGAGGGGGTTTTTCGAGGCGATCTCGCGGGCCGTGGCCATGACGCCGGCGATGAGCTCTTCATGGGTGTCGTAGATGTCGTTCACCAGGCCGATTTCCTTGGCCTTGGCAGCATCGATCTTGCGGCCGGTATAGGCGAGTTCTTTCACCCAGCCTTCGGGGATGTAGCGCTGGAGGCGCGGGAAGGTGCCGACATCGGCGGTCATCGCGATGTTGATTTCCATGATGCAGAAATAGGCGTCTTTGGTGCACCAGCGGATGTCGCCGGCGGTGATCATGTCGATGGCGCCGCCGATGACTGCGCCGTGGCAGGCGAAGAGGACCGGCACGCGGGCTTCTTCCATGCAGTTGAAGGAGGACTGGATGGCCTTCACGTTCAGTCGGAAGGCCTCGGCCATCACGAAGCGGTCATGATCGGCGGCGGGGCGGGGCGTGGTGAAGACGGACGTATCCATCCCAGCAGAGAAATGCTTGCCGGTGGAGGAAATGACGATGACGCGGGCCAGCGCGTTATTGTCGATGGTGCGGACGATTTCGGGCAGTTCGTTCCAGAACGCCTTGTTCATCGTGTTCATCGCCTCGGGGCGCGACATCTGGATGTGGGCGACCTTGTCTTCGATGGTCACCTTGAAGGCTTCGTATGTGTCTTTCAGCATGGGGTGTCTCCTCCGGTTGGGGAGGAGTGTAGCAGGCAGACGCGGCGCGGCGAGGGGTGACGCGGCGCTAAGGCTTTACCGCTTCGGCTTTTACCGGGCGCATCAGGAGGGCGGTGATGGCGTCATCCACGGTGATTTCGCCTTCGATGACGGCGGCGACGGCTTCGCAGATGGGCATTTCGATGCCCTGGCTGCGGGCGAGGCGGCGCAGGACCGGGGCGGTGGCAACGCCTTCGGTCACGGCGTTGCGGGCGGCGAGGATGCTGGCGAGGGTTTCGCCTTTGCCGAGCGCGAGGCCGAGGGACATGTTGCGGCTGGTTTCCGACGAGCAGGTGAGCACGAGATCGCCGAGGCCGGAGAGGCCGGTGAGGGTTTCCGCCTCTGCGCCCAGCGTCAGGGCGAGGCGGGTCATCTCGGCATAGCCGCGTGCGATGAGGGCGGCATGGGCGGAGCGGCCGAGGCCCTTGCCGAGCGCGATGCCGCAGGCGATGGCGAGGACGTTTTTCACCGAGCCGCCGACTTCCGCCCCCAGAAGGTCCGTACCCAGATAGGGCCGGAAGGTGGGCGTGGAGATGGCCTGGATCAGCTCTGTGCCGAGGCGGGTATCTTCGATGGCGAGGGTGACCGCGGTGGGCAGGCCCTTGGCGACGTCGATGGCGAAGCTGGGGCCGGACATGACGGCGGGGATGGCTTCGGGAAGCTCATCCTTCAGAACCTGGGTCATGAATTCGCCGGTGGCGAGTTCGATGCCCTTGGAGCAGAGGACGACGGGCGTGCCGGGACGCAGGCTGGCGCGCAGGGCGCGCAGGGTTGTGCGGGTGTGCTGGGCGGGGGCGACGGCGAAGATGGCGTCGGCGAGGCCAAGGTCTTCCAGCTTGTTGGTGGCGCGGATTTCCGGCTTCAGGGGCACGCCTTTGAGGAAGGCGGTGTTCTCGCGGGCGGTGTTGATGGCGGCGGCGACCTCGGGCTCGAGCGCCCAGAGATGCACGGTCTGGCCTTCGCGGGCCAGCATCTGCGCGATGGCTGTGCCCCAGGCGCCCGCGCCGATGACGCCGAATGTCTTGAAGTGCTGTGTCATGGGCCGGTTTTGGCCGAAGCCGGGGCGGGGGGCAAGCGGCCCGATTGACGGACGCTGCGCAAACGGCAATACCTGCAATGTCAGGTGGGAGACGAGGGCAACAGAAGCGGGGACCGCAAATGTTAGCCTTGACGGTCATTCATATTCTATTCGGAACGATTTCAATCGTCGCAGGCGCTTCTGCGATGGTTTTGAAAAAGGGTGCAAAACTCCACAGGCTCTCGGGCCGGGTGTTTGCGGTTTCGCTCGTTCTTTCGTCAGTGGCCGGGTGTTGCCTGGCCCTTATTGTTGACGATCAGTTCCTTGCGTTCCTCGCGGGCGTACTGACGGTGTATCTTGTCGGGTCCGGTGTGCTGGCCGCCGCCGGACGGGCCGGGCAGCGAAGCCATCTTGCGATGTTTGCCATCGCATCGACCCTGACTGGGGCGATGTTCTGGCTCGCCTGGGAAGCTTCCCGTGCGGAGGCGGGGACGATGCTGGGATACGGGCCCGGACCTTATATCTTTCTCGGGGCCATCTGTCTGATCGCCACGCTGGGGGATGTCCGGACACTGATTGCCCGGACCCTTGGGCCAGCCGACCGGCTCTCACGCCATTTATGGCGTATGTCATTTGGTTTCTTCATCGCGGCAGGGTCGCTGTTTACCGGCCCCGGCGCGTCAGCGTTTCCGCAAAGTGTCAGGGAGAGCGGCGTTCTCTCCCTGCCTGAACCTTTGATCCTGTTGCTGATGATCTTCTGGCTTATCCGGGTCAGGTGGAGAAGCGCCCCGCGCACGGCCCCGTCTATTTGAACTGAAAGCTGCCGGTTTCGCCGTCGACTGTGATGGCGACTTTGCGGCCGACGGGGCTGGCGTCTTCGCGCAGCACGGCCAGCGTGGCGGCGTCCGCGTTGTTGGCGATGGCGCGGCGGCCGTCGGCAAGGCGGGCGAAGATGATGCCGCGTTCGGGGCCTTCCTTGCCGTGGGTAACGGTGAAGGTTTCGAGCGTGCCTTCGCAGGATTCAGTGGCGATTTCGACTTGTTCTGCCGGTTTGGCGCCTTTTTCGGCGGGGGTGAATTTGGCCGGTTTGGCGGCGGAGTAGACGCCGGCGGCTTCCTTGGTCATCCAGCCGCCATTGGCGAGGACGAGGCCGGTATTGCCGGGGTTTTCACGCAGCAGGGCGACCATCTCGGCTATTCCGTGCAGGGAGTAGTTGTTTCCCGGGCCACCGAAGAAGGGAAGCCCGCCTGTGAGCGTGAGGGGGCGTTTGTCCGTTTTCCAGTCGATACCGAGGGCCGCCGCGCCGGAGAAGACGGCGCAGGGGAAGCAGGAGTAGAGATCGAAATGGTGGATGTCTGCCGTGGTCTTGCCCGCTTGAGCAAGGGCGCGGGAGACGGCGGTGTCCATGGCCCAGGAGCGGTCCAGAACCGGGCGGACGGAGATGTGATCGTCGCCTGCCTCGCCGCCGCCATGGAGATAGACGCGCTTTCCTTCCGGCACGCCGAGTTCGTCGGCCTTCGAGGAGGAGACGATGATCGCGGCGGCGCCCTGATTGACGGCGTCCTGGGCGATGAACCATTTCAGGAAGGGGTCTGCATACTCATAGTTTTCGCGCGAGGGGGTGGAGAGGAACTCCACCGAATGTTCCTGCGGGAATTGCGACCAGGGGTTTTTCGCGGCCGTAGCGGAGAAGGGCTGGAACAGCTCGGCCATGGCCTTGCGCTGGCCTGCGCGGCCCCGGCCTTCGCGGGCGGCGATGGCGTTTTCGAACAGGCCGTAGAAGTAAGCGGGCGTGACGAGGCCGTGCTTGATTTCGCCGCGCGAGAGCATCATCGGGCCGAGGCCCCGGTCTTCATAGTCGCGCGCGTCCTGATCGGCCCAGTTGATCTCGACGCCGTTCTTGCGGGCGCCTTTTGAGGCGCGGTTGGCTTCCGAGCCGGAGATGAGGACGGCATCAAACTCGCCGTCATGAATGCGGCGGGCGAACTCGTTGACGAGGGCCTGGGGGCTCTGGCCGCCGACGGTTTCGTAGACGAGGTAGCCGGGATTGGTGTTCGTCTCGCGGGCGAGGGTTCCGGGGAGGTTTGTGTTGTGGCCGTGGGGGTGGCGGTCGCCGGGGACGGAGTCCTCAAAGATGCGCACCACGGCGAGGGCGTCAATGGCGGCGGCCATGCCGGAGACGCCGGTGTCCACAAGGGCGGCGTTGGAGGCGTCTGCCATCAGGGAGAGGGGCGAGGGGGCGCCGTCTGCGCCGTTCTTGCCGTCCCACTGGCTCATCGCCTGGCCTACGCCGATCAGGACCGGAAAATCACCTTTTGCCATTGCCCGCGCTCCTCAAGTTTAAACAGGTCTGCGCTTCGTTTAACGTGCGGTAAGCCGTCTTGGGAGCCCCGACGCAGGGGAAGGGGCGGCGGGGGTGTGTACTAAATCTGAGAGGGCTTCAGGGGTTGGCGCGCATGAAGGTGATGATGGCCTGGCTGAAGGCTTCGGGGCGGTGTTCTTGCAGGAAGTGGCCGCCGCCAGAGATGGTGACGTGGTTCTGGCCCTTGGCGCCGGGGATACGGGTCTGGAAAGCCGCTTCGCCGCCCTTGGTGACGGGATCGTCATCAGCGAAGGCGGTGAGGACAGGCTTCTCGAACTTTTCCAGAACGGCCCAGGCGGCGTCGTTCTTGGCGCGCTCCTCCGCGCCATTGGGCAGGAGGGGTACGAGGGAGGGAAAACGGCGGGCGCCGGCGAGATAGGTTTCGTCCGGGAACGGAGCCTCATAACCATTCAGAACGGCGTCGTCGGAAATGTCCGACAGAAGACCAAAGACATCGCGGACGGCAAAGTCCGGTGCCTCGGCGGCGTATTTGACCCAGAAGAGAAAAGCGCCGGGCGCGCCAGAGCGGAAGGCATCGCCCACATCGCTGGCGCTGGGCACGGGCACCTGCGGATAGAGCATGCCGAGCATTTCCGACATCTGCGGGGCGAGTTGTCTGGAATCGGGCAGGCCGGTATTGGCCACGACGAGGCGTTTGAAGCGATCCGGGTGCATACCCGCCAGGCGCAGGCCGAGGAGGCCGCCCCAGTCCTGACAGACGAGGGTGAGACCGGTGAGGTCCAGGGCCAGCATCCACTCTTCCAGCCAGGCGGCATGGCCGGAATAGGAATAGTCCTCGATGGCCCCTGGCTTGTCGGATTTGCCGAAGCCGATGAGGTCTGGCGCCAGGACGCGGTATCCGGCGGCCGTCAGCAGGGGGATCATCTTGCGGTAAAGATAGCTCCAGGAGGGCTGGCCGTGGAGGCAGAGGAGGATCTCGCCGTCACGCGGGCCTTCGTCGAGATAATGCATCCGCAGGGGTGTGCCGTCTGGGGCTGTCACGTTGTGATAATGCGGGGCGAAGGGGTAATCCGGCAGGTTTTCAAACCGTGCGTCCGGTGTCCGCATGACCTTCATTTTTTTCTCTTGCCCCCAGCCTTGGCATTTCAGGTATTGGCATTATTCGTGCCACTTCTTCAGGCGGGGGGCAACAGGATTTTTTTTGAGGCTCCTGAGCCGGCGCCTAATGCGCAATCAGCAGCAGGAGGGCGGCGGCGCAGAGGACGAGGCCGGTGAGCCCCTCGATGCCCCCGCGCACGCCGGGGCGGGCGAGGAAGCGGCTGGCGCGGGCGGCGGCGCTGGTGATGAGGGCAAAGAAGGCGAGGCCAAAGGCGCAATGGATGAGGGCGAGGCCGGCGCCGAAGGCGACGAGGCCGGCTGGGCCGAAATGGTCTCTCGGGAGGAATTGCGGCAGGAAGCTTGCGTAGAAGAGGCCAACTTTGGGATTGAGCAGATTAGTCGTCAGACCCCGGAGGAACCAGTTGGGCTGGCGGGCGGTTTGCGCGCTGACTTTATCTGCTGCTTTGTGGTGGCGGAGCGTCTGGTATGCTGACCAGATCATCTGGCCGCCGAGCCAGAGGACATAGAGAGCGCCCGCGATGCGCAGGGCCTGGTAGGCGAGCGGGGAGGCGGCGGCGAGGGAGCCGACACCGGCGGCGGCCGCAATGCCCCAGACGAGGACGCCGAGCGTGACGCCGGCGCCTGCGATCATGCCCCGGCGGGGGCTTTCGACGGTGGCTGTGCGCAGGACGAGCGCGGTATCGAGGCCGGGCGTCAGCGTCAGCAGCAGGGCGGCGACGGAGAAGGAGAGGATGGCGGCGGCGGGGTCCATAGGCTTACCAGCCGCCCGTGCGGGCCCAGTCCTCGAGCATGGGCAGACGGTCCCAGCCCCAGAAGGGTTCCTCATCAATCACGAAGAAGGGCGAGCCGAAGATGCCGCGCGCGATGGCCGCTTCGCTGGTGGCGCGGGCATGGTCCTTGATGGCGGGGGTTTCGAGGCCTTCGCGCAGGGCGGCTGCGTCCAGCCCGAGCGGGCCGGCGAGGGCGGCGATGGCATCGGGGTCGCTGCTATCGAGCGCGCCGGAATAGTAGCGGGCGAAGATCTCGCGGGCGAAGGGGCGTTCCTGGCCGGGATGGTGGGCCTCTATCCAGTAGAAGGCGCGGGTGGCGGGCAGGGCGATTTTCGGGTGATCGGCAGGCGGGGCGAAGGGGACCCCGAGCTTACGGGCCGCGCGCTGCCAGTCGTGGCGGGCATAGCCGCCCTTTACCGGTGTGGCAGAGAGGCCGCGCATGCCGGTGACCTTGAACGCCGTGCCCAGCATATAGGGGCGCCAGAGGATGGGGCGGCCGACACGGGCGCCGAGCGCGTCAATTTCCTGAGCGGCGAAATAGGCATAGCCGGAAGAAAAATCGAACCAGAATTCGATCGGGGCAGGCGGGCGCATTCAGGCATTCCTCCGGCAGAAAGGGCCATACGGCTTACCTCGGGGCAAAGCGGATAAACGTCAACCGATGGCCTTGAGTGCCGCGTGGTCAAGTTTGACAGCCTGCGCCGGGGAATGATGATTGGCGAAAACAGATAACAGACGACAGGGGAGCCTCATGAAATATGATCTGATCATCGTGGGCGGCGGCATTGGCGGCTCGGCCCTGGCGGCGGTGATGGCAAAAGCGGGCTGGAGCGTGCTGCTGCTGGAGAAGCAAGCTCAGTATGAGGACCGTGTGCGCGGAGAATGGATTGCGCCCTGGGGCGTGGCCGAGACCAAGCGCGTAGGGCTGTATGACCTGCTGAAAGGCGCGGGCGGGCATCACATCACCTCGCATGTGACCTATGATGAGAGCCTGCCGCCGGAGCTGTGTGAGCAGGCGGCGGTTCCGCTGGGTCTGTTGCCGGATATTGCCGGGCCGCTGTGCATTGGCCATCCCCATCATTGCGAGACGCTGTTTGGCGAAGCGGTGCGCGCGGGCGCGACGGCGCTGCGCCCCGTAGTGATCGAGAGCGTGACGCTGGGGGCGGCGCCGGGCGTGACGTATACGCATGAAGGGGCCAGCCATACGGCCAGCGCACCGCTGATTGTGGGGGCCGAAGGGCGGCAATCGGAAGTGCGCAGCGCGGCGGGGATCGGTCTGCATCAGGACAAGCCGCATCACTGGTTTGCCGGGCTGCTGGTCGATAATGTGAAGGGGATTGATGATACGCGCCAGTCCATCGGGACGGAGCGGAATTTCGGGTTTCTGGCGTTCCCGCAGGGCGGCACCAAGGTGCGCGTTTATGGTGGCTATGCGCTGGAGGACAAGCGCCGGTTTGCCGGGGAGGACCGCGAGCAGCGGTTTCTGGAGGCGTTCCGGTTTGACTCCGTGCCGGCAAACGAAGCGATTGCGGCGGGCACGCCTGTGGGGCCGCTGTTTGCGTATTTCAACAATGACAGCTGGACCGATGAACCCTTTGCGCAGGGCGCCGTGCTGATCGGCGATGCGGCGGGGTGGAATGATCCGATCAATGGGCTGGGCCTGTCGATCACCTATCGCGACGTGCGGATGGTTTCGGATATTCTGAAAGCGGCCGGGCCGGGCGGCAATCCGGACTTTGCGCCGTATGCGGAAGAACGCGCCGAGCGGATGCGGCGGCTGCGCTTTGCGGGGCAGTTGCAGGCGGCGCTGGATATGGAATTTGGCGAGACGGCGCGGGCGCGGCGCCATGCCTATCACCATCGGCGATTGAACGATCCCACGATCGGGATGCACGGCGTGGCCGTGCTGGCGGGGCCGGAAATGGTGCCGCCGGAATTCTTTACCGAAGACCATCGCCAACGCGTGCTTGAGGCGGGCTGAGATCATGAGTGTTGTGGATATTGAAGCGTTCAATGCGGACTGGCTGAAGGCCTGGTCGGACAAGGACACCGAGCGGCTTGTGTCATTCTATTCGGAAGACACCGTCTACATGGACCCGCAGACGGCGGGCGGCCTGAAAGGGCGCGGCGCGTTGCGTACGTATCTGCAAGGCCTGTTCGGGGCGACGCCGGAGATGGTGTATGTGCCCGAGGCCGTGTGGGTCATTGAAGGCGGCTTCTGTGGCCGGTGGATCTGTACGGTTGGCCCGGATGGGGCGGGCGGCAAGCTGCGCGGATTTGATCTCGTACTCCTGAAAGATGGCGAGATCACGCACAATGAGGTGTATGTGCACCAGTTGCCCGCCTGACGGCGCAGGCGGGCGGGGTGAT
It encodes the following:
- a CDS encoding flavin-containing monooxygenase, which codes for MDQAVNKATTRIAILGAGMSGLGAAAKLKEAGYSVIDIFEKSGGVGGTWRDNTYPGCGCDVPSHLYSYSFELNPDWDYKWSLQPQILKYFEDFADKYDVRRHCRFNTEITECRWDDAANSWTLTDRAGKTYTADVLISGLGQLNIPHTPNFPGLDTFKGGAFHSARWDHSVGLKGKTVAVIGNGPSAVQFVPEIQKVVGKMLSFQRSPAWCRPRGQRAYDAKAKKYFAGADWRINWYRWRIRAFADFGFGAFLQKSPLGLADSMKKMCQKHLEDQVQDPVLREKLTPDFEPGCKRILISDDYYPALAKPNVDVLRQGIKAVTPDGVIGEDGQEYKCDAIIWATGFQSTEFLTPMQVYGRNGLSLNQAWKDGAEAFKGMAVSGFPNLFLLYGPNTNLGHNSIILMVEHQIHYMIQCIDKIAEKGVAAIDVTPSAMTAYNVRVQSEIAKTVWASDCHSWYKNEAGKVTNNWYGKTTDYKKETRTPDWTDFEVVKG
- a CDS encoding META domain-containing protein, whose protein sequence is MKLSRLLMVAAAPLVMAACGAPAPEPAGDASASLAFGTDYSCSGMDISVGILDEETVLRANGKEYRMAPVKTASGAKYAAEGEPETSFWNKGEGGTLVLEGVEYADCSQVGGYGEPAGAIDTAELETAAETFTARGNEPGWTVTLDGTTLTYVYAYGEGRYEAPQPAAETVDGGKRYATADGNLAVTVLDKVCADDMSGMPYPKTVTVQMEDARVQGCGGDTQDLLTGAWDVIEVNGAPVMPGAVLTMTFEANARTEPDTPGQFVPDTGRVSGKSGCNGYGADYTISGEGLSVGDVTTTEMACEPDIMEQEQAFQDALRQVTAISFDETGEMELRDHEFRQIYARRP
- the lon gene encoding endopeptidase La; translation: MPKTKTVPVLPLRDIVVFPDMVAPLFVGRDKSVRALEMIDESDNEIMLVAQKDAAVDNPVTSDLHATGTLATILQLLKLPDGTVKVLVEGRSRARLVALHDRAEYFEAEVEAIPEADASGADVQALMRAVQEQFENYVKLNRKIPPEAVTTISQLTDPGRLADQVASNLSVKLSDKQELLEMPEVKDRLEKVFSLMEGEMGMLQMERKIKNRVKRQMEKTQREYYLNEQMKAIQRELGDSGGEGGERDELAELDQKIADTPLSQEARTKAEAEMKKLRQMSPMSAESTVVRNYLDWILSLPWGKRKDIETDLLKAEKQLDDDHYGLDKVKERILEYLAVQKRTGRLKGPILCLVGPPGVGKTSLGRSIAEATGRDFVRVSLGGVRDESEIRGHRRTYIGSMPGRVIQSLKKTKSGNPLFLLDEIDKMGMDHRGDPASALLEVLDPEQNSTFNDHYLEVDYDLSDVMFVTTANSLNMPQPLLDRMEIIRIAGYTEEEKLEITKRHLIPQVREDHGLRDDEWIVTDEAIRDLIRYYSREAGVRSLKREVSRLARKAVREIATGEHTSLTIDSDNLAKYAGVRKHRYGLADETDQVGAVTGLAWTEVGGDLLTIEAVKMPGRGAMKVTGNLRDVMKESISAASSLVRARSVDLGIKPTVFNTTDIHVHVPDGATPKDGPSAGAAMTTAIVSLLTGIPVNREVAMTGEISLRGRVLPIGGLKEKLLAALRGGIKTVLIPKENEKDLDEIPDNVKTGMKIIPVSDIQEVLKLALTGPLTAIEWSEADEARLQASLGGGPAPATDGDAVRTH
- a CDS encoding crotonase/enoyl-CoA hydratase family protein, translating into MLKDTYEAFKVTIEDKVAHIQMSRPEAMNTMNKAFWNELPEIVRTIDNNALARVIVISSTGKHFSAGMDTSVFTTPRPAADHDRFVMAEAFRLNVKAIQSSFNCMEEARVPVLFACHGAVIGGAIDMITAGDIRWCTKDAYFCIMEINIAMTADVGTFPRLQRYIPEGWVKELAYTGRKIDAAKAKEIGLVNDIYDTHEELIAGVMATAREIASKNPLAVTGSKVLINYGRDHTTAETLDYIGLWNTAMFPPPHMAEAFAARAEKREPVFPDLAPVRTEPM